The Epinephelus moara isolate mb chromosome 21, YSFRI_EMoa_1.0, whole genome shotgun sequence DNA window TTAGCCAGGCTGGGTCCAGTTGCCAGACTCGACTGAGACTCGGCATGAATGTCGCCCCAGAATCAGGTCAAATCAGCTGTCCAGATTCCAGCTGCccacactgccatcactgggccaTTATCagaaatgacctggcccagcatcggcACGAACTCAGCATGCCAGATGAAATTAGCTGGGCCGCATCTAGTTGCCTGACTCGGCTGAGTCTTGGTATGAGTGATGCCCCAGAAACTGGCCAAATCAGCTGGCCAGATTCCGGCTGCCGACCCTACCATCATTGGGCCCTTATCGGAAATAacctggcccagcatcggccCAAACTTGGCATGCTGGATGAAATTAGCCAGGCCCGATTCAGGCTGCTGACACTGCCATTATTGGGTTTGCTTATCTAtgatactgaaaaataaatgcaacgGCACATTGAATCTCCTTTAACTAATTTTCTATGGGgaaactttttacacatacttccattaacaaaaatgttcaattcaatttttaattatagtaataaaacgtttgttcaaccaaaaataacccctccattttcattccttgaAGGGTCATCctgactaataataataataataataataaattctgtaataTCATGAAACTGCAATCTCGATTCAGATAAAAACTTTATTAACTTAATTAGCATTATGGTCCTTTTCCCTCTGCATCTGTCACCTGTTAACCAGAATACTTACAGGTAAATGAAGTAATTATTAGTTCAGAGTAAACAATAAAACTGCTAAACTTATTGTCTACGTGGCTATCTATCAGAGCCCCTCAGTGTCCGTGCCCCCACGCATTCCTCTTACATAATGCAAAAGCCACACACGGCTCCCGGCGCTTTACTCATCCCACCCAACAGATTATGTGTGCAGTCCATACAGCAGGGACAGTCGGAGAGTGGGCAGGGAGGTGGGGCGGATCCCTCAAACTGAGCGGACTTAAAGCTCCTGACAAAGCAGAGGAGGTGCTGCGGTATGTGACAGAGTTCAGACCTGAAGCTCCGCGTGCAGGCTTTGAACGAGCCCGGAGctgtctgcggtgctgaacATCTGCaggatcatcatcatcaccatcaccatcatcttcACCACTCCGTGTTCCTCATTACATGCCCTCACCTGTGACAACAGCCGGGAAGTAAGTTCTCTAATCTGATCGTCCTCCAGTTTGTCATTGTGTGAACTTCTGTATGTGAATGTCATGCTGCGCGTGGCCGAAGGTGACTTTATTAATCACGCGTTTACAAGTTTACAAGTTGTTAAACGGAGCTATAACTTTGTTCTGCTGTGTAAGTTCGCCTCCATTTAATTGGAGTAACGTTAACATGGCTGGTTCACCCTTCTGTGGAACATTTATACAAATGCAACGTTttcagagaaagaaaagaaacagaaaaaactaaataaatgctTCCCTTATTTATAGCTACAAGAGTGATCCAATTAACTGCCCTGCTAATATGTCATACAGTAGAGAAAACTACAGCATCTGGTGTTTGGAGTAACTATTTACATGTAAttatatcaaaaaataaatgtaattttaatcagttacagttactgaggataaaatatgtaattaaattacagatactaatcaaaatgttggtgattgcACAGAGGTTACACCCAAACATAGCATTTTCtgtaaaaaacatttgttagaaaagtaatcaaatggaATACTTTGATGACGTAATTAAATAGTGACATTACTTTtctgtaacctattacattttataagtaaccttcccaacattAAGAGCATCAAAAATAAGAGATAATATTATGTTAAAAGTTTCTCCAATTACAGATTGATTAACAAAGTaccaacattttaaacatttgattgatttttgtaATACAGTGGAGTCATTTAAAGTTTCAAAGGAGACAAATATTCACCTGGATCAGTTAGGTGAAGATTTTAAATGCCTGTCTTTGAATCTCTGAACTCTTTATACTAATATCTGTGATCAAGAATCTTACTGTTTTTCATCACAATgcaaaacatcaacagcagaaaGCCTTTGGAGGTGACATAATCAGAGATCACTACCAGcagggattaaaaaaaaaggtggagacAACAGTGTTGTGTTGCATGACGCTATTCTTCTAACATGTTTAGATACCATACAATCAGAAAAGTCAGAGCTTCAGCTGCAGTGTATTTGGCGTTGTTTGGCCTGGCAGGCCTACATTCAGGGTTTACTTTAGATTTCACCGTTTTTATTTGGAGAAGTCCTTGACATTTTCAAAGCTGCTGTCATAATCCACAGGTATAAATGGGAGGTATTACAGGTATTACAGCCACGAGGGACGCCATATGTCACTGCATGTGCTCTGTCCTCAGAATTTATTGGCTGCCCGAGGCTTTCGCGAATCTTCTTTTTACtcttgcttttttaaaatatagtgAACCTGTGACATGTGGTTTTCTGTCATCGCGGGGTCAagaacagctgttttttttctgtaatgtaAATCAGATGTGGTCAGGCACCACAGTGAGATTTATCTGCTGCTTAGGAACCAAAGCAGGTCTCTCAATGAGAATCGATGAAGTATGAAATTGATGTTACACATTCTTTGATTTTCTCTAaagctgtatttgtttttctccacaCCGGGAATCCGTCCTCGTTCTCGGCTCTGTGGTGTTTGTACATGACTATGACCTTGGGTAACCTGCGCAGTTTTGAGCAACCTAAAAACAACAGTCACCTTTTGCGACCTTCAATTGACCCACATATCTGCTGAGTCTGCTTGTGAATAAGAACTAGACGAGTTTGTGATATAAGAAGAGTTTCGTTTGACCTCCTGACTTGTGAAGCAGGTGGGATAAAAAACACGTAGGATGGAGCTTAATTAAGGTAGCTCTCCCCGACTACTATACATTCTGCCAGTGTAGCATAAAGTAAAGTGTCAAGGAGAGTTGCAGTGGGAAGCAAAAATGTTGGTTGTGTTGCATAACTGTATTTTGACTGATAGAAAaatttaagaggaaaaaaacaccactaACTTCAAAATCCAGTCTTGTAtcattttctttcatgttttttgggCATTCATTAAAACCAGTCACATCCTAAAACTATAAAACCATCTGTGCAGGAAAGTTACGCAGTCTTTCATGGAAAATATTATTAGTTGTAGAAGTAATTAAACAACTTTTTCATTAGCAGCCTTGTTCTGAGTGCGTTCCACTGACTGACCCTGGCTAATGTGTTGTCCTGTTGTGTTAACTTGGTGACAACTGAGTCGCTCCTTTAGCTTCCCTCTCTACATGCAGCTACCTGAACTGTCCAGCCTGCTGCAACCACAGGCCATTTGATAATTGATACTGAGGCAGGCAGTTTCTTTCATTATGTCTTCAAGTCCCCTATTAAAGCCGTGCTTGGCCCTTTAGTCCCATCATCTGGAGAGCAGGGGAGCTATCAACGTCTCTTTGCGAGGATCAGCCGGGTGGTAAGGAGGGAGACGAAGCCTCCTGGAATAGAATCTGCTGACTCGGGAGTGCacctacagcaggaaatgtctCTCCACTCCACGGCCCATTAAAGCGCCAACGGAGAGTGTTTCTGTGCAAAAGTGCAGCAACTCTCTGAGGGTTTCCTCCACATTTTTCTCTTCCgtcatcagtgtctgatttaTTTATCTTGTACTATGTTGTGCTTGAGTTCAGGAGAGGGATAGTGCTTCTGTCTTGTCTCGGTTATTTTCCtcacaaaaaaaagattagAAGATCAGACAGGGTATGTAACAACAGTTTTAAAGTgagactgttgtgttttttgttggcATGTGTTCTGACAGGGGTACAGCGGGATTTGAGAACCCTGGAAACACCTCACTCCCCTGAAACAGTAAAAATCTATTACCCTTGACGTGCTCCAAGCCTCTTGTCGAGCTCTGAACCCCAAGAATCAATCAGACTTTTCCCTCCATTCAGCACCTCTGCATGCTGGAAACTCACTCATGTTGtgtctcatcttttttttcccctctcaggTATCTTGATGAGTGAATCCCCAAATGAAGACGTTCCTGGTGACTCAAGATACAAAAATAGAAGCTCTTTCAGTAAACCAACAACTCACTGCAACGCGGCCAAACCAGTCAAGTGATTCAAAACGGAAACATTCTCTGAAGCACCATAACGTGGATCATTTACAGCCTGCGAGCACTTTGATTGATCTATGGAACATCTTCAGCCACTCAATAGAGATTTATACACTCTGTAATCACACTAAACGCCCCTCTAGGGCTGCTGTTGGATGACATTTGAAATATTGACAAACAAACTGAGGACCGTGCGGATGATTTGAAGTTGAAGTAGTGACCTCAGCTTTTGTATTGTTAGCTTCTCTGCAGAGCGAGTGGGACAAAGACAGGGGGCCAGTTGAATCTAATTAAACCTCACTGAGCATGCCTCAGCTTGCTGCTTGGCTCACCAGAGGGCTTATTCATTTGCACTACTGATTTACCCCGTGTTATTTCTGCTGGAACTATTTCTTTGCCCTGTGGCTTGTGGGAAACATCGCTGGTTGAGTTCAATCTGTTGACATCTGCCTGATTTCACTATGTGATGTCCCTCTGGGTTTAGAAATCACGCTCAGTAACAAAGATGACCCTGCAGAGCCATGCCGGTCCTCAGAGCTtctgactgaaaaataaaacgtATACAGTGAACGATTTCATCCTCCTGAACATTCCCTCGCTCCCAAAATGAGTGACTCAAActactggtttgtggactatgatctctcctctcctgcgCCACCTGGGTTCCCCAGGGGCCCGACGGTGCTGCAGCCCATGGCGGGGCATCCCGAGCAGGGAGGGGCCCTGTGTTTCGTCGGCCTCctcgtgctgctgctgctcttccttcTGGTTCGCTGCGTCCGTATATTATTGGACCCCTACAGCAGCATGCCAGCATCATCGTGGACAGACCATAAGGAGGGTCTGGACAGAGGACAGTTTGATTATGCACTGGTGTGAAGATGAGGAGTGATCGGGAGATGAGGAGAGGG harbors:
- the LOC126383109 gene encoding cortexin-1-like, whose translation is MSDSNYWFVDYDLSSPAPPGFPRGPTVLQPMAGHPEQGGALCFVGLLVLLLLFLLVRCVRILLDPYSSMPASSWTDHKEGLDRGQFDYALV